The proteins below are encoded in one region of Populus alba chromosome 2, ASM523922v2, whole genome shotgun sequence:
- the LOC118052557 gene encoding classical arabinogalactan protein 26-like, whose product MASFCSIFLAMLTVFMAYFSSPALASQIHVQFSTISAAPAFLHDAPSFSPPTLSPDIEPLFPTPGVGAPSPTESSMPTIPSNPSPPNPDDVLAPGPAGSSISPSGSLPAYSSVSLTSSGPLNLAVFLGFLVFCLVQPSGIM is encoded by the coding sequence atggCTTCCTTTTGCTCAATATTCTTGGCAATGCTCACGGTCTTTATGGCCTATTTTTCCTCACCAGCTTTGGCATCTCAAATACACGTACAGTTCTCTACTATATCAGCAGCCCCTGCATTCTTGCATGATGCCCCCTCATTCTCTCCTCCAACTTTATCACCAGATATTGAACCGTTGTTTCCTACTCCTGGAGTTGGAGCACCTTCTCCTACTGAGTCATCAATGCCAACCATTCCTTCAAATCCAAGCCCTCCAAATCCAGATGACGTGCTAGCTCCTGGCCCTGCAGGATCGTCAATTTCACCATCTGGTTCTTTGCCAGCCTATTCTTCTGTGTCTCTAACTTCATCAGGACCTTTAAACTTAGctgtttttcttggttttctgGTGTTTTGCTTAGTGCAGCCTTCTGGTATCATGTGA